The Ipomoea triloba cultivar NCNSP0323 chromosome 4, ASM357664v1 DNA segment aataatattatttattaaaataataatataatattttgtactGCAATATATAACTTAGGGTGTGTTcggtaacccggaaaatgatttccgaaaatcattttccgggcttttgaTTTTTGGCaacatccggaaaatgtggtcaacggaaaacattttccattgaccatggaaaatgacttcccgaCAAAaaattcggaagtcattttccgaaaatgGCAAATGGCTTCGTGCGatctttttttgtaaaaaaaaaaaattatttgtaatttctaataaatattattagtttatatatttttatattttattcaaaatataaaaatatataattatacatttctactcattttccactcATCTTCCGAAAAATGAAACAAACACACACAGATAGTTTTAGTACATtcaaacaccgaaaatgaactcattttccgaaaaatgatttcagaaaacattttttagaagtcattttcctgctttccaaacacacccttattaaacatatactccgtaaataaacataaatcaatCATTAACTTTGGTACACTTTTACATGGCATTTGGTTGGGAgtagggaattaggggggaaaagtaTTGTAATTCagtggaattacaattcaatgaataaagtaggaattgaaattacagtgtttggtatgtagaaataggagtacatgaaattgaaaggtaagaagcgacaaaatgactaaaatgcccttatgctgtggtagatgttgtagtaatagtagtagtaataataataataataataataattcattgaaataataataataataataataaatttaaaaaaaaagaaaaaaaaaaagacaaagagtATAAGAGGAgggacaaaattgtctttacaccaacaaattacCCTTCCTTTCCatcgaattgcaattcatggggcaTCATTcgaagggaattgcaattctgcgaaATTGCAATTcgctccaaccaaacactgtagtttgaaAATTTACTGAATTGCAATTTACCCCCAAACtatatccaaccaaacatgccattatAAGTTTTGTAAATTTACCAATTTTGTCTATCTCATTTCAGATCTCGAACAACGATTTGATTGGACAAGACAcgcaagtttttattttattttatttcaatatttggAAGTGTTGCTTGGATCTACCGAGATCTGGTTCAGAACAAGACGTTTCTGGGCATTTTTCTGGTCGATCCAGCGAGGTGAAAGAGCCGAAGAGGGGTTTTCAGAACGGTAAGATGAATATATTCAGATTAGCAGGGGACATGACCCATTTGGCCAGCGTGTTGGTTTTGCTTCTCAAGATCCATACCATCAAATCTTGTGCcggtatgtttttttttttttttttagatccaCATTCTAGAACCTTTCGCGAATTTGTATGTTCTATGCATAGGTTTCTTCATTTGTCGAATCTGGTTTGTGAGATATTGATGAGCCTAATGATGCGGATTTCTGTTGGGGTGTTTTTATAGCTGTTGagcttgggggggggggggggttgtgtTTTTGTTGATTGCTGTTGATGTTCATCTTTCTAGTTTTGTCGTTATGAATTGTGGGCTTGATgcttttgaattttcattttaGAGTTAGCACTGTGCTTTTTGTTGGGTTGGGAGTTCTGTATAAATTGACTAATAGATGTAAATGTGGCTGAAACATGACCCATTGGAAGACTGCAAGATGCAGTGAGAGTACTAGTTCCATATTATTTGGACAGATTTTGCTATCTTAGATAGAGCTTATGGGTAAATGTGTAATGCGACTACATCAGGGTTTAGTAGTAGAACTCAATTGAACCAATTTGGTGCAAGATTTCCAGGTTCAGTAAACATATCTTTCACAGTAAATCTAGTATGAAGATTTAGTTCTAGTTTTAATGTTGTAGCGCATCATGATTATAAACATGCtataagaaaaaagattatatTGAGTCAAGTTTTTATTTTACCTGTGCTGGACACAAATTGATGATTAGTTGTGGCAAGGTAAATTGAGGGTGCTGGAAGTTTGCTCTATGTGGTTAAAATTGTTCTGTTTCTTGAGGATATTGTAACTATGCATAAATTTATAAAGCAATTTCCAGCCTCTTAGCATGTTATTTAATATTGAATACCTTGTGATGTGCAGGTGTTTCTCTAAAGACACAAGAATTGTATGCTATGGTTTTTGCTGCTCGCTACTTGGATATATTCACAGACTATGTCTCTCTCTATAATACTGTAATGAAACTGATATTCTTAGGAAGCTCTTTCTCAATTGTGTGGTACATTAGGCGTCACAAAATTGTTCGGAGATCATATGACAAAGACCAAGATACTTTTCGCCACCTTTTCCTAATCCTCCCATGTTTACTTTTGGCGCTGTTCATAAATGAGAAGTTTACCTTCAAAGAGGTATTCCCATGCTCCTTTAAGGATAGATTATATGCTTTCTTCAATAAAGTTTTGATGGGTATTGTGTTCAAATTCTCAAAACACACTTGTAATACAAAATTATATCGCACACTATTACATATAAATGTGGTGTTGTGTACATTCCATCTTTCATTTGTTTTCATAATAAAGTATAGATGTCATATGATTTACTAGGTTATGTGGACCTTCTCTATTTATTTGGAAGCTGTTGCCATCCTGCCTCAGCTGGTCTTGTTGCAGAGGACAAGAAATATTGACAACTTAACTGGCCAATACGTTTTACTCTTGGGGTGAGTTCTGATTCTTGATTATATCAGTCAACACCTATAACAATGTTCTCCTTAATCTTCAACTTTAATGCTCTCAATAAAGCACTCATTTTAACATGAATGCTTTTCGTTTTtaggatgtttttttttttaaaaatttttttttttaaaaatttttttttttatatatatgggatggGGGGTTGTGAACATATTTTTCACCAATGTAAAGAGTTCAAGACATATGTATTGTGTCGATAATTATACTAATCTGAATATTGTAAGATGTTTTTGCTTAATGATTCAACATCAAACATTCAGTGTAGACTATCTTTAactaatctaaaaattaataagtgtgaatgaagatttacccttcatttatgtctgttttttccgttacgttttttttttaatacattatgctataagagttgtaatatacaatattttagtCAAAAATACGCCTAACATTacaacttccgttatcttttccaactATTGTTGCCATGTACATGCattcaccatatattttcttaaaatataaatatcaaatttataaaaatggtttacagtattattatttttattattattattattattattgttgttgtacaatattataaataactaaatctaaagaaatataagattttaatatagagTACTAATATTGCACATTGATTTTTTGTTGCGCATAGCGCATACTAAATACTAGTTATTAGAAtcataagagccaataaagtagGGGTGCATCTTACATTCTTCTTGTGGTATGATCTGAAAATCTTGTAGTTTACAGGTATTACTAATACAGCTATTCTTAATATAATGAGGCACCCTATCCCTTGATGTTGAGGATAGCAGGATACTAGAATATTGCTGTAAGCCTGCAAGTGACATTTTGGGTTTGTGGGTCTTTGACTCAGGACTCTAAACATAACTTTACACCTTGTTTTTCACCATCTTATTTTCATATTCTACCTCCTTACCGTGCGTATTGCTCgcttactttttctttttggttttatttttaatgaaattatcGAATTATTGAATACAGAGTAGTTAAATTTAATGCATGTTTTCTTTTCCTGTTGTAATTGCAGTGCGTATCGTGCCTTGTACATTTTAAACTGGATTTATCGCTACTTCACGGAGCCTCATTATGTCCATTGGATAAGTATGTGGTTTATGCACTTACTCCCCAGTCCCCACCATCATATTCAGTTTCAATTGTTTATATgaaaatgtatgtatgtatgtgtaacGCTGTTTTGTTATTGATGATCCATCCATCAAATGCAGCTTGGATATCAGGACTTGTTCAGACATTGCTTTATGCTGATTTCTTCTATTATTACTTCCAAAGGTAAGGCTTTAATTGCATCTGGTGTTTTCATAAACTGCATTTGAATCTACTGCTCATACCTACTATGATGGATGCAGCTGGAAAAATAACACAAAACTCGAGTTGCCAGCTTGAGCCTCCAAAGTCCAAAGAAAGAAGCATCAAATGAATGAATGTTTCAGTTTGTTACGGATGCATACTTGCTTGATTTTGAACGAACATTTAGCGGCGTAGGTGAAACATAGATAGATCCATCTCTACAAACTACATCACATGTACAATGCAAAGCGCCATGAATTCTTTAACATCATGCTTCTCTTGCTACTCTCATTCACTTCACATCATAAAACTATACTCCGCACCGGACTCTGTGAATATTTGTCACTGCACCTTTTCtgatggaatatatatatatatatatatatatatatatagaattctgCTCATATGCGGTCAATGTCCGATTGTCATCCAACGACGGCCAATAGCTTAACACACCATGTATAACTCAAAAATGGCCAATAGCTTAGCACACCATGTATCACTCAAAAATATGCACCATAGAATActaaaaaaatgcaccacataaTAGCACGTAATATATCTGTTGATGGGTCTATTGAACCTGTTGATGGGTTTATTGAACTCGCTGATGGGTTTGACACCCCGTTAAATGCACCACGCATCActcaaaatgcaccacaaagcaTTAGAAAATGTACCACAGAGCactcaaaaatgcaccatacatcactcaaaaatgcaccacaaactAGCACGAAATGCTCTATTGAACCCGTCGACGGATTTGACACTCTCATTGAATTGTGCAAAACTAACACTACATATCACACAAAAATGCACCACAGAGCactaaaaaatgcaccatagaGTAATTAAATGCACCACAGAGCactaaaaaatgcaccatagaGTAATTATAAATGTACCACACACTaccacataataatatatatatatatatatatatatatataggactccgtttaggtatatatatatatatatatatatatataggactcCGTTTAGGTGAGAATTGGTAGTCTAGGAGAGAACTAAGAACCACTTAGCGCCGCCCACGTGTCTGAATTTAACGGATTAGAaacactaattttaaaaaaatgcggtAACATTTTCTCAAATAATTGACCATTGAAATGcaaataaattgtgttaaaaatgCAAGTAGCAGTTTTATAtggtgcacctaagtgcaagtaaaatgtacaatgatcatcaatattaagtgtaccaaacattatcattaagtgcacctatgtGAAAGActttatcattaggtgcacgaatgttattAAGGGAAATTACATGCACTTCTAAGTAATTATACTTGCAAACTTGCACaagttacttgcacttgtaacatATTTTACGTGCACCAAAGTTTgcgttatttacgaaaatgttacctgttatttatttatttttttttaaattacatctgattcagTGATTTTGGATACGTGGACGGTTGTGAGTTATTCTTAGCTCTCTCCTGGACAACCGTTTAATTTACAAGTTTAGGattaaacgtgacaaaatcatTATATTCGGAGGATCTGAGACGGTATTAACTCATATCCGTGGTCCAAGTAACATCatatggtccttcaactttcaaaattttatcaaCCCCGGTCCTTTTAGAAGGACCACgactggttaaaatttgatagttgaacgACCATGGATGATTAGCTTGGACCCACGCATGATTATAATTTGAAAATCGAAGGACCATTGAagtttaatttgaaagtttaggattaAACGTCAAAAGATCATTATACTCGGAAGATTGGAGATGGTATTGAactcatatacatacatacatacatatatatatatatatatatatatatatatatatatatatatatatatatatatatatatatatatgcccttattCACGTGAGGCCGGACACCCATTAATAGAGGGCTATGAGAACAAATCATATCCATCCATCCATATATACTACACGGCTAAGATCATGCAAATTCAACAAGGAAGGTCACGctagaaattttaaaattaagccAAAATATTAGTAATGAGGGCAAAGAAGAGATTTGATACCAATCATAATTAATGAAGAATTTTAATTAGCAATAATAGAGTTGGAGTTGAACTACAATTATGGTAGACACGCCTTTCACTACTATTCGACGAGTGGTGCGACTGGAAAGTAGAGGATGGACGACGCCACTACAACAATGGAGGCAACTGGACCAACACAACTGAATTCTACCATGGATAACGAGGAGCGATGGGTTTCTGAGCACGAATTTGGGTCGTCAAACATTAACGGTAAGTTACGCAAACCATCATAAAGTTATGGGTGATTGATGCAATACATCATTGTGAATCGTTATATGAATTCATCTTAGACAGATACGAGTGTTTTTCCCTAAATTTGGTGAGCCCGCAGATAATCTAATTGTTAAAGTTGTTTGCCATTAGGTAGTAATGTGTGTGCCCATTATTTGTTAATTGTGTGCCGCCTCTGGAAATAAATTGTATTATTCGTATATTTACTCAATTTGTAAAGAGAAAACGTAGATAATTTACTCTTAatggtatttttaaaaaaaagtagtagAAATTCGTATATCTTGAATTTTACCAGATCAGATACGatttttatcaataaattacAATGTGAATGTTGGTACAAACTCCAGTTGTGTATATTTGTGTACTGATATTCAGCGAAATGGGTGCCCTATATAAGTTAATTCTACACCTGCATGGCACTATCAAAGGGGAACAAAGCAGAGATGCAACAAATGTTGGACTTGATTCAAGACCACATGTAACACCCCACATTTTctcaatattattaatttaattatagtattttaaaaagagcttattttcttattattaaatgttttgGTAAAATGTTACTAAatctaactagtattttcgcccgtgcattgcacggaatgaatttgttataatattttaagaatatttggatcgatataccattatataaattataaaatcgaata contains these protein-coding regions:
- the LOC116015373 gene encoding ER lumen protein-retaining receptor gives rise to the protein MNIFRLAGDMTHLASVLVLLLKIHTIKSCAGVSLKTQELYAMVFAARYLDIFTDYVSLYNTVMKLIFLGSSFSIVWYIRRHKIVRRSYDKDQDTFRHLFLILPCLLLALFINEKFTFKEVMWTFSIYLEAVAILPQLVLLQRTRNIDNLTGQYVLLLGAYRALYILNWIYRYFTEPHYVHWITWISGLVQTLLYADFFYYYFQSWKNNTKLELPA